From Polaribacter butkevichii, a single genomic window includes:
- the metF gene encoding methylenetetrahydrofolate reductase [NAD(P)H], which yields MKVTDHIKNANGKTLFSFEVIPPQKGKNIQDLYNNIDPLMEFKPPFIDVTTSREEYVYLDKGNGLLDKRITRMRPGTVGICASIMHKYQVDAIPHLLCGGFTKEETEYVLVDCHYLGLDNVMALRGDSMKDEPYFKPVKGGNAFATELVGQIANLNRGQYLHDDVLVEHYSDFCIGVAGYPEKHMEAPSLVSDLRRLKEKVDAGADYVVTQMFFDNNKYFEFVKAAREMGINVPIIPGIKPLAVKRHLQVLPQVFKIDLPQDLIDAVDGCKDNKAVRQVGIEFAIQQSKELLAAGVPVLHYYSMGKSDNIQAIASELF from the coding sequence ATGAAAGTTACAGATCACATTAAAAATGCAAACGGAAAAACGTTATTTTCTTTTGAAGTAATTCCGCCACAAAAAGGAAAAAATATTCAAGATTTATATAACAATATAGATCCTTTAATGGAATTTAAACCACCTTTTATAGACGTAACCACGTCGAGAGAAGAGTACGTGTATTTAGACAAAGGAAACGGACTTTTAGATAAGAGAATTACAAGAATGCGTCCTGGTACTGTGGGTATTTGTGCTTCTATTATGCACAAGTATCAGGTAGATGCTATTCCGCATTTATTGTGTGGAGGTTTTACAAAAGAAGAAACAGAGTATGTTTTGGTAGATTGTCATTATTTAGGATTGGATAATGTAATGGCGTTGCGTGGCGATTCTATGAAAGATGAGCCGTATTTTAAACCTGTAAAAGGAGGAAATGCTTTTGCAACAGAATTGGTAGGTCAAATTGCAAACTTAAATAGAGGGCAATATTTACATGATGATGTGCTTGTAGAACATTATTCTGATTTTTGTATTGGTGTTGCTGGGTATCCAGAAAAGCACATGGAAGCACCTTCTTTAGTGTCAGATTTAAGACGTTTAAAAGAAAAAGTAGATGCAGGTGCAGATTATGTGGTAACGCAAATGTTTTTTGATAATAACAAATATTTCGAGTTTGTAAAAGCAGCTAGAGAAATGGGGATTAATGTTCCTATTATTCCGGGTATTAAACCTTTAGCGGTTAAAAGGCATTTACAAGTTTTACCACAAGTTTTTAAAATAGATTTACCACAAGATTTAATAGACGCTGTAGATGGTTGTAAGGATAATAAAGCGGTAAGACAGGTTGGTATTGAGTTTGCAATACAACAATCTAAAGAATTATTAGCAGCAGGAGTGCCCGTTTTACACTATTATTCTATGGGGAAGAGTGATAATATACAGGCAATCGCATCGGAATTATTTTAA
- a CDS encoding RNA polymerase sigma-70 factor, producing the protein MNNHFLIAQIKKKDTVAFKKCYDLFFQDLVIFANRYVSDFSVSEDVVQEVFVYIWEHSEKIEIKTSFKAYLFVMVKNRCLNHLKAIKITDNQDYIEYSRSLIDRVEILNFTEENNTLYLKVLAIVDEMPLKMQKIFKLKFIEDYKYNEIAEELNISLNTVKTQLKRAKIKINDSLVILLFWLIFINVFVLMLV; encoded by the coding sequence ATGAACAACCATTTTTTAATAGCGCAAATAAAAAAGAAAGATACCGTTGCTTTTAAAAAATGTTACGATTTATTTTTTCAGGATTTAGTAATTTTTGCTAATAGATATGTATCAGATTTTTCAGTTAGTGAAGATGTTGTTCAAGAAGTATTTGTTTATATATGGGAACACTCAGAAAAAATAGAAATAAAAACATCATTTAAAGCCTACTTATTTGTGATGGTTAAAAATAGATGTTTGAATCATTTAAAAGCTATAAAAATTACTGATAACCAAGATTACATAGAGTATAGTAGGTCTTTAATTGATCGTGTAGAAATACTTAATTTTACAGAAGAGAACAATACTCTTTATTTAAAGGTTTTAGCAATTGTAGATGAGATGCCATTAAAAATGCAAAAAATTTTTAAATTAAAGTTTATAGAAGATTATAAGTATAATGAAATTGCAGAAGAACTAAATATTTCTCTAAATACGGTTAAAACACAGTTAAAAAGAGCTAAAATAAAGATTAATGATTCTTTAGTGATTTTGCTTTTTTGGTTAATATTTATCAATGTTTTTGTCTTGATGTTAGTTTAA
- the trxA gene encoding thioredoxin produces MALEITDANFDELVLKSDKPVLVDFWAAWCGPCRMVGPIVDEIHAEYEGKAIVGKVDVDANQEFAAKYGVRNIPTVLIFKNGEVVDKQVGVAPKNVYTGKIDAAI; encoded by the coding sequence ATGGCATTAGAAATAACAGACGCAAACTTTGACGAATTAGTATTAAAATCTGATAAACCAGTATTGGTAGATTTTTGGGCAGCTTGGTGTGGACCATGTAGAATGGTAGGACCAATTGTTGATGAAATTCATGCTGAGTATGAAGGAAAAGCTATTGTAGGTAAAGTTGATGTTGATGCTAACCAAGAATTTGCAGCAAAATATGGAGTACGTAACATACCAACTGTTTTAATCTTTAAAAACGGAGAGGTTGTAGATAAGCAAGTAGGTGTTGCGCCTAAAAATGTATATACAGGTAAAATTGATGCGGCTATATAA
- a CDS encoding FecR family protein, translating into MEFFLIIKKINNTLSEEENVEFDKWYSESEKHRAYFKSVQANKNSEKYLFDKEKNWNAIKGKAKITKKTIWKYYAAAASIALLFSISYLLNPLNKKVKTSKTTIHSGYSNKAILTLDDGKEILLSNDHKIENALFKSDDKSIAYKKNSTKESKEVTTQPEITYNYLTTKKGGEFSLTLADGTKVWLNSESKLKYPVNFIKGQPRTVELIYGEAYFEVSSSKNNFGDGFSVLNSLQKVSVLGTHFNIKAYPDDHLITTTLIEGKVVVENNKNHKMYLESNQEITLNVLTLEMQKKYVDAKDKIYWVNGYFNFENTSLLEITKILSRCYDVNISFENHKIEDLRFNGVLSKKQDIKSVLDAIINTTDITYEINNTKIKFRK; encoded by the coding sequence ATGGAATTTTTCTTAATAATAAAAAAGATAAACAATACGCTTTCTGAAGAAGAAAACGTAGAGTTTGATAAATGGTATTCAGAATCTGAAAAACATAGAGCGTATTTTAAAAGTGTACAAGCAAACAAGAATTCTGAAAAATACCTTTTTGATAAAGAAAAGAATTGGAATGCAATAAAGGGTAAAGCAAAAATCACAAAAAAAACAATTTGGAAATATTATGCGGCAGCAGCTTCAATTGCATTATTATTTTCAATATCTTATTTGTTAAATCCACTAAATAAAAAAGTAAAAACGTCAAAAACAACTATTCATTCAGGTTACAGTAACAAGGCTATATTAACTTTAGATGATGGTAAAGAAATACTTCTTTCTAATGATCATAAAATAGAAAATGCTCTTTTTAAAAGTGATGATAAAAGTATTGCATACAAAAAAAACAGTACAAAGGAATCTAAAGAAGTTACAACTCAACCTGAAATTACCTACAATTACCTAACAACAAAAAAAGGAGGAGAATTTTCTTTAACCTTGGCAGATGGAACTAAAGTGTGGTTAAATTCAGAATCTAAGCTTAAATATCCGGTAAACTTTATTAAGGGACAACCAAGAACTGTAGAGTTAATTTATGGGGAAGCTTATTTTGAAGTTTCATCAAGTAAAAATAATTTTGGAGATGGCTTTAGTGTTTTAAATTCTTTACAGAAAGTATCTGTTTTAGGAACCCATTTTAATATAAAAGCATATCCAGATGATCATTTAATAACTACTACATTAATAGAAGGTAAGGTAGTTGTAGAAAATAATAAAAACCATAAAATGTATTTAGAATCTAATCAAGAGATAACTTTAAATGTCTTAACATTAGAAATGCAAAAGAAGTACGTAGATGCAAAAGATAAAATTTATTGGGTAAATGGGTATTTTAATTTTGAGAATACTTCTTTGTTAGAAATCACAAAAATACTTTCTAGATGTTATGATGTTAACATCTCTTTTGAAAATCACAAAATAGAAGATTTAAGATTTAATGGAGTTTTAAGTAAAAAGCAAGATATAAAATCTGTCTTAGATGCAATTATAAATACAACAGATATTACTTATGAAATAAATAATACAAAAATTAAATTTAGAAAATAA
- a CDS encoding DUF58 domain-containing protein has protein sequence MNLSEVKSSEIKNLDLLAKQVVEGFVTGIHKSPFHGFSVEFSEHKLYNKGESTRHIDWKLFAKTEKLYTKKYEEETNLRCHIIIDNSASMHYPIVKKQTVDSLNKIGFSAIAAASLMEILKRQRDAVGLSIYADTYEYYAPEKGSERHRKMLLHQLEQLLVSKSSTSTETYKYLHEIAEKIHRRSLIFVFTDMFQPYKDNEILFEALKHLKYNKHEVILFHTYDGETEYNFNFDNVPKKFMDVETGEEINVYAENVREKYKELVDTYFNELKNKCLQYKIDYVPVDIHTGYNAILTAYLISRKKNN, from the coding sequence ATGAATTTATCCGAAGTAAAGTCGTCAGAAATTAAAAATCTAGACTTGTTGGCAAAGCAAGTGGTAGAAGGTTTTGTAACCGGAATTCATAAAAGTCCGTTTCATGGGTTTTCTGTAGAGTTTTCTGAGCATAAATTATACAATAAAGGAGAAAGTACACGGCATATAGATTGGAAATTATTTGCTAAAACAGAGAAGTTATATACCAAAAAGTATGAAGAAGAAACCAATTTAAGATGTCATATCATTATAGATAATTCTGCATCTATGCATTATCCTATTGTTAAAAAGCAAACGGTAGACTCTTTAAATAAAATTGGTTTTTCTGCAATAGCAGCAGCGTCTTTAATGGAAATTTTAAAAAGACAAAGAGATGCTGTTGGTTTAAGTATTTATGCTGATACCTATGAGTACTATGCGCCAGAAAAAGGAAGTGAGCGCCATAGAAAAATGTTATTACATCAATTAGAGCAATTATTAGTTTCTAAATCTAGCACATCTACGGAAACTTATAAATATTTGCATGAAATAGCAGAGAAGATACACAGGCGCTCATTAATTTTTGTTTTTACAGATATGTTTCAGCCCTATAAAGATAATGAGATTCTTTTTGAAGCTTTAAAACACCTTAAATATAACAAACACGAAGTTATTTTGTTTCATACCTATGATGGGGAAACAGAATACAACTTCAATTTTGATAATGTTCCTAAAAAGTTTATGGATGTTGAAACAGGAGAGGAGATTAACGTGTATGCCGAAAACGTTCGGGAAAAATATAAAGAATTAGTTGATACTTATTTTAATGAGTTGAAAAATAAATGTTTACAATATAAAATTGATTATGTGCCGGTAGATATTCATACAGGCTATAATGCTATTTTAACGGCTTATTTAATAAGTAGAAAAAAAAATAATTAA
- a CDS encoding DUF456 domain-containing protein codes for MDIFLLLLGFLFVCLGIIGAFLPVLPGPLTSWVGLLLLHSTKIIPMDWTFLGITLAVAILIWILDYFIPGMGTKRFGGTKYGVYGTTIGLFVGLFSPIPFGMLIGAFLGAFIGELLYDSKDTNRALKASFGAFLGFLASATIKFSIAAIYFVLFIIQFWKYKSIFF; via the coding sequence ATGGATATATTTTTATTGCTACTAGGCTTCCTTTTTGTTTGCTTAGGCATTATTGGGGCTTTTTTACCCGTCTTACCCGGACCTTTAACAAGTTGGGTAGGCTTACTTTTATTACATTCCACTAAAATAATTCCGATGGATTGGACTTTTTTAGGAATTACTTTAGCCGTTGCCATTCTAATTTGGATTCTCGATTACTTTATACCAGGAATGGGCACAAAACGTTTTGGCGGCACAAAATATGGGGTTTACGGTACTACCATTGGTTTATTTGTCGGTTTGTTCTCTCCTATTCCATTCGGAATGTTAATTGGTGCTTTTTTGGGTGCCTTTATAGGAGAATTACTTTATGATAGCAAAGACACAAACCGAGCATTAAAAGCTTCTTTTGGTGCATTTCTTGGTTTTTTAGCTTCAGCTACTATTAAATTTTCTATTGCAGCCATCTATTTTGTGCTATTTATAATTCAGTTTTGGAAATATAAGAGTATTTTCTTTTAG
- a CDS encoding M56 family metallopeptidase produces the protein MINYILQVILFQVLFLAIYDFFLSKETFFTKNRWYLISTPIVSFILPFIKIPTFQKAVPEEFIIYLPEIVLSPEKVIQDVIQETSLYQSINYAHLLFWFGFSIFLMLFLIKLFKITNLIRRSELVKKANHTLVLIPNQTKAFSFFNFIFIGKEIPKSQQAQIIAHELVHSKQKHSLDLLFFEFLKILMWFNPMIFIYQKRITLIHEYISDEVAAKSETKEIYINNLLSNFFQVENIAFVNQFYKKTLIKKRIIMMKKTQSKKMNQLKYLVLIPVLASMLFYTSCVENEVKEDVVVKKELQTRYFEMKDGVTATKGKNETYLDSYFGSRIPEGVEVSVSDLTVEEREEYDEIMNRFNSVKNEKYSTMYKHKIYKKKNGRKTLATILDFSKMPRNSEEQLVETEEVSFMAIDKVPTFPGCESGDKDCFSIMVRKHFTRNFNADLPNQLGLKAGKKRIFIGFKIDKEGNVVDVNVRAPHKDLKEEVIGVMNTLPKMIPGEQDGKRVGVKYSIPVSIIVN, from the coding sequence ATGATAAATTATATTCTACAAGTCATATTATTTCAAGTATTATTTTTGGCTATTTATGATTTCTTTTTAAGTAAAGAAACCTTTTTTACAAAAAACAGATGGTATTTAATTAGTACACCCATTGTATCTTTTATTTTACCCTTTATTAAAATTCCGACGTTTCAAAAAGCGGTTCCAGAAGAGTTTATTATTTATTTACCAGAAATTGTTTTATCACCAGAAAAAGTTATTCAGGATGTTATTCAAGAAACGAGTTTGTATCAATCTATAAATTATGCACACCTTTTATTTTGGTTTGGATTCAGTATTTTTTTGATGCTTTTTTTAATAAAATTGTTTAAAATAACAAACCTAATTAGAAGAAGCGAACTTGTAAAAAAAGCGAATCACACTTTAGTTCTAATACCAAATCAAACCAAAGCATTTTCTTTTTTCAACTTTATCTTTATAGGAAAAGAAATTCCAAAGTCTCAACAAGCACAAATTATTGCACACGAATTGGTGCACAGTAAGCAAAAGCATTCTTTGGATTTATTATTCTTCGAATTTTTAAAAATCCTAATGTGGTTTAACCCAATGATTTTTATTTATCAAAAGAGAATAACACTCATTCACGAGTATATTTCTGACGAAGTAGCTGCAAAGTCTGAAACAAAAGAAATTTATATCAATAACTTATTATCCAACTTTTTTCAAGTTGAAAACATTGCCTTTGTGAACCAATTTTATAAAAAAACCTTAATCAAAAAAAGAATTATTATGATGAAAAAGACACAATCAAAAAAAATGAATCAGTTAAAGTATTTGGTGTTAATTCCGGTATTGGCGAGTATGTTATTTTACACTTCTTGTGTAGAAAATGAAGTAAAGGAAGATGTTGTTGTAAAAAAAGAGTTGCAAACTAGATACTTTGAAATGAAGGATGGTGTAACTGCTACAAAGGGTAAAAATGAAACTTATTTGGATTCTTATTTTGGATCTAGAATTCCTGAAGGAGTAGAAGTTAGTGTGAGTGACCTTACTGTTGAAGAAAGAGAGGAATACGATGAAATTATGAATAGATTTAATTCTGTAAAGAATGAAAAATATTCTACCATGTATAAACATAAGATTTATAAAAAGAAAAATGGAAGAAAAACTTTAGCAACCATTCTTGATTTTTCTAAAATGCCAAGAAATAGTGAGGAACAATTGGTAGAAACGGAAGAAGTTTCATTTATGGCTATAGATAAAGTACCAACTTTTCCAGGTTGTGAATCTGGTGATAAAGATTGTTTTTCTATAATGGTTAGAAAACATTTTACAAGAAATTTTAATGCAGATTTACCAAATCAATTGGGTTTAAAAGCAGGGAAGAAAAGGATTTTTATAGGTTTTAAAATTGATAAAGAGGGGAATGTAGTAGATGTAAATGTAAGAGCACCACATAAAGATCTTAAGGAAGAAGTTATTGGGGTAATGAATACGTTGCCTAAAATGATTCCTGGTGAACAAGATGGTAAAAGAGTAGGTGTAAAATATTCAATTCCGGTTTCAATAATAGTAAATTAA
- a CDS encoding BlaI/MecI/CopY family transcriptional regulator, producing MSKQLTKAEEQIMQVLWDLQEASVKEVIDKLPEPKPAYNTVSTIVRILETKEFVDHKPVGRGFLYFPIIEKEAYSNQSLHKLMNGYFDGSFKSMVSFFVKENKMDVAELESILKEVNKKK from the coding sequence ATGAGCAAACAATTAACAAAAGCAGAAGAGCAGATTATGCAAGTCTTATGGGATTTACAAGAAGCATCTGTAAAAGAAGTGATAGATAAATTACCAGAACCCAAACCTGCATATAATACCGTTTCTACCATTGTTAGAATTTTAGAAACGAAGGAATTTGTAGATCATAAACCAGTTGGAAGAGGTTTTTTATATTTTCCAATAATAGAAAAAGAAGCATATAGCAACCAGAGTTTACACAAATTAATGAACGGTTATTTTGATGGTTCTTTTAAAAGTATGGTTTCCTTTTTTGTGAAAGAAAATAAAATGGATGTTGCGGAATTAGAATCTATTTTAAAGGAAGTGAATAAGAAAAAGTAG
- a CDS encoding SusC/RagA family TonB-linked outer membrane protein, with translation MKTFIYLFCAISFAFVPSEGVSQNAKIKIDTDKTISVEEVFDLIKKQTDYTFVYENSIFKKLPKVSLHKGIIIVKDLLDKSLEASNVIYQFNKNGSILLKKKPVQQKVSGVLVDDKGMPVMGASVRVKATGVGTATDFNGEFSIPASKGDVLVFQSLGFQSKEVVVGSLFVIKVILQESSENLAEIVITTGYDKINKKSFTGAATTIKSADLKIDGINDVSRMLEGKVAGVVVQNITGTFGAAPQITIRGSSSVFGNNNPLYVIDGVVQEDIVEQDLDALTSGDASTLISSSIAGVNATDIEKIDILKDASATSIYGARARNGVVVITTKSGKRESPLKVSYTLEQTVRDIPSYSQYDILDSKETIGVLEGLRSQGYLRLPDVGNSRFSGVYGILEKKINSYSNGGFGVPNTAEGRSAFLKDYELANTNWFKKLFRQSLMQNHTLNFTGGGENNSFYASIGFLHDPGWSVADKVSRITTNLKNTFYFSDKFNLSIATVASVRNQKAPGSFNREANVVDGQFSRNFDINPFSYALNTSRALRPRDNDGNLEYYTNNWAPFNILEELENNTLDLDVKDIRFQLDASYKISDNITYDLNASARYVNSVREHQIRENSNVVKAYNADETSVIANANIFLYRDPNNLDAVPVPVFPEGGLYRKFDNSLTSYYVRNSFQLKKEFNEKHDFNALLGQELRYVDRNNENFTGYGLQYENGFVPFTDARLLEKVIAEGGNYFGLGRDRERTVAFFGRTTYTYNNKYVFSLTGRYDGSNRQGRSTKSRWLPTGTVSAKWNATEENFIQKSDVINNLQFRASYGLSASPGPATNSLAIFRSEITDRLTPTERETYLDIQDLENSELTWEKQNELNIGVDLGLFNNRIQFTADVYKRDIFDNIDFVRTSGIGGEFVKRGNNSDTTQKGIEFALTSTNVKTDNFSWTSSFNFSFFDQKITKLQNTPRVIDVVGLQGGQLEGYPNNSLFSFQFDGLNSDGIPTFVLPEGDNPVTDVDFQDSSNITDYLVYNGSVLPNIAGGISNSFKYKNWDLNMLITGSGGNVVRLNPSLDNFYSGTNVFTKSSVNRWLLPGDENVTNIPKVIDVRDNNIYNSSDLSRAYNAYNFSDARVADGDFLRMKSISLGYSFNKDVLDKLSLSHLKIKFQGTNLFLLYSDDKLNGQDPEFYGTGGVALPITRQFTMSLNIGL, from the coding sequence ATGAAAACGTTCATATACCTATTCTGCGCAATCTCGTTTGCATTTGTGCCCAGCGAGGGAGTTTCTCAAAACGCAAAAATTAAAATAGACACAGATAAAACCATATCTGTAGAGGAAGTTTTTGACTTAATTAAAAAGCAAACAGATTACACGTTTGTTTACGAAAACAGTATCTTTAAAAAACTACCTAAAGTTAGTTTACACAAGGGTATTATTATTGTAAAAGATCTTTTAGATAAAAGTTTAGAAGCAAGTAATGTTATTTATCAATTTAATAAAAATGGTTCAATTTTATTAAAGAAAAAACCAGTACAACAAAAAGTTTCTGGTGTTTTAGTTGATGATAAAGGCATGCCGGTTATGGGAGCATCTGTACGTGTAAAAGCAACAGGTGTTGGTACGGCTACAGATTTTAATGGAGAATTTTCTATACCAGCTTCTAAAGGAGATGTATTGGTTTTTCAATCTTTAGGTTTTCAATCTAAAGAAGTTGTGGTTGGTAGTTTGTTTGTAATAAAGGTAATCTTACAAGAATCATCAGAAAACTTAGCAGAAATTGTTATCACAACAGGTTACGATAAAATTAACAAGAAAAGTTTTACAGGAGCAGCAACAACAATTAAGTCGGCAGATTTAAAAATTGATGGTATAAATGATGTAAGTAGAATGTTAGAAGGTAAAGTAGCCGGTGTTGTTGTACAGAATATTACAGGAACTTTTGGTGCAGCACCTCAAATTACAATTAGAGGTTCTTCTTCTGTTTTTGGTAACAATAACCCATTGTACGTTATAGATGGTGTGGTGCAAGAAGATATTGTAGAGCAAGATTTAGATGCCTTAACTTCTGGGGATGCTTCTACTTTAATTAGTTCTTCTATTGCAGGTGTAAATGCTACAGATATAGAAAAAATAGATATTTTAAAAGATGCTTCTGCAACCTCTATTTATGGTGCAAGAGCAAGAAATGGAGTTGTAGTTATAACTACTAAAAGTGGTAAAAGAGAGAGCCCTTTAAAAGTAAGTTATACTTTAGAACAAACAGTAAGAGATATTCCATCGTATTCTCAATACGATATTTTAGACTCTAAAGAAACCATTGGTGTTTTAGAAGGCTTAAGAAGTCAAGGTTATTTAAGATTACCAGATGTAGGTAATTCTAGATTTTCTGGAGTTTATGGTATTCTAGAAAAGAAAATTAATAGCTATTCTAATGGTGGTTTTGGAGTGCCAAATACGGCAGAAGGAAGAAGTGCTTTTTTAAAGGATTATGAATTAGCAAATACCAATTGGTTTAAAAAATTGTTTAGACAGTCTTTAATGCAAAATCATACACTAAACTTTACAGGAGGTGGAGAAAACAATTCTTTTTATGCATCTATAGGTTTTTTACACGATCCAGGGTGGTCTGTTGCCGATAAAGTATCTAGAATAACAACTAATTTAAAGAATACATTTTACTTTTCAGATAAGTTTAACTTATCAATTGCTACAGTTGCCTCTGTTAGAAATCAAAAAGCACCAGGTTCTTTTAATAGAGAAGCCAATGTTGTAGACGGTCAGTTTAGTAGAAATTTTGATATTAATCCATTTAGTTATGCATTAAATACTTCTAGAGCTTTAAGACCAAGAGATAATGATGGTAATTTAGAATATTACACAAATAATTGGGCACCGTTTAATATTTTAGAAGAATTAGAAAACAACACATTAGATTTAGATGTAAAAGATATTCGTTTTCAATTAGATGCTTCTTATAAAATATCAGATAATATTACATACGATTTAAATGCATCTGCTAGATACGTAAATAGTGTTAGAGAGCATCAAATTAGAGAAAACTCTAATGTTGTTAAAGCTTATAATGCCGATGAAACAAGTGTAATAGCAAATGCAAATATCTTTTTATATAGAGATCCAAATAATTTAGATGCAGTTCCTGTTCCTGTTTTTCCAGAAGGAGGTTTATATCGTAAATTTGATAACAGTTTAACCTCTTATTATGTTAGAAATAGTTTTCAGTTAAAAAAAGAGTTTAATGAAAAACATGATTTTAATGCTTTATTAGGTCAAGAATTAAGATATGTAGATAGAAATAACGAGAATTTTACAGGCTATGGTTTGCAATATGAAAATGGATTTGTACCATTTACAGATGCTAGATTATTAGAAAAAGTAATTGCAGAAGGAGGAAACTATTTTGGCTTAGGAAGAGATAGAGAAAGAACAGTAGCTTTCTTTGGTAGAACAACTTATACTTACAATAACAAATATGTTTTTTCTTTAACAGGAAGATATGATGGCTCTAACAGACAAGGTAGAAGCACCAAATCTAGATGGTTGCCTACAGGTACTGTAAGTGCAAAATGGAATGCAACTGAAGAGAATTTTATACAAAAATCAGACGTTATTAATAACTTGCAATTTAGAGCTTCTTATGGTTTAAGTGCTTCTCCTGGTCCTGCTACCAACTCTTTGGCTATTTTTAGAAGTGAAATTACAGATAGATTAACACCTACGGAAAGAGAAACGTATTTAGATATTCAAGATTTAGAAAACTCAGAATTAACTTGGGAAAAACAAAACGAATTAAATATTGGTGTAGACTTAGGTTTATTTAATAATAGAATTCAATTTACAGCAGATGTATATAAAAGAGATATTTTTGATAATATAGATTTTGTAAGAACTTCTGGTATTGGAGGTGAATTTGTTAAAAGAGGAAACAATTCTGATACCACTCAAAAAGGTATCGAATTTGCTTTAACATCAACAAACGTAAAAACAGATAATTTTAGTTGGACTTCTTCTTTTAATTTCTCTTTTTTCGATCAAAAAATAACAAAACTTCAAAATACACCTAGAGTAATAGATGTTGTTGGTTTACAAGGAGGGCAGTTAGAAGGATATCCAAATAATTCTTTATTTTCTTTTCAATTTGATGGATTAAATTCAGACGGTATTCCAACATTTGTTTTACCAGAAGGAGATAACCCTGTTACCGATGTAGATTTTCAAGACAGTTCTAATATTACAGATTATTTAGTGTACAATGGTTCTGTGTTACCAAACATAGCGGGGGGTATTTCAAATTCATTTAAATATAAAAATTGGGATTTGAATATGTTAATTACAGGATCTGGTGGTAATGTGGTAAGGTTAAACCCTTCTTTAGATAACTTTTATTCTGGTACAAATGTATTTACAAAAAGTAGTGTAAATAGATGGCTTTTACCTGGTGATGAAAATGTTACCAATATTCCTAAAGTTATAGATGTTAGAGATAATAATATTTACAATAGTAGCGATTTATCTAGAGCTTATAATGCTTATAATTTTTCTGATGCAAGAGTTGCAGACGGAGATTTCTTAAGAATGAAAAGTATTTCTTTAGGATATAGTTTTAATAAAGATGTATTAGATAAACTAAGCCTTTCTCATTTAAAAATAAAATTTCAAGGAACTAACTTGTTTTTATTGTATTCAGATGATAAATTAAATGGTCAAGATCCAGAATTTTATGGCACAGGTGGTGTTGCTTTACCTATAACTAGACAGTTTACAATGTCTTTAAATATTGGACTATAA
- the rpsT gene encoding 30S ribosomal protein S20, protein MANHQSALKRIRSNEAKRLRNKYQHKTTRNAVRDLRSVEDKADAETKLGKVISMLDKLAKNNIIHKNKAANLKSKLTKHVAAM, encoded by the coding sequence ATGGCAAATCATCAGTCAGCATTAAAGAGAATTAGAAGTAACGAAGCTAAAAGGTTACGTAACAAATATCAGCATAAAACTACTCGTAATGCTGTAAGAGACTTACGTTCTGTAGAAGATAAAGCTGATGCTGAAACTAAATTAGGTAAGGTTATATCTATGTTAGACAAGTTGGCTAAGAATAACATTATACATAAAAATAAAGCAGCTAATTTAAAATCTAAATTAACAAAGCACGTTGCTGCAATGTAA